The Daphnia carinata strain CSIRO-1 chromosome 2, CSIRO_AGI_Dcar_HiC_V3, whole genome shotgun sequence genome has a segment encoding these proteins:
- the LOC130686969 gene encoding uncharacterized protein LOC130686969, translated as MRIRLLSISARKSVVKFRVSMTTLAFLLSIGWSVCAENPPVMYLHFIRNLAQTEQVATCVGPFHIWKQLNTDCGYRYRNVTHCIGCYPYGCSQLHRSTNVTKDLNVGKGSITLEKVLGANETLYLDLEVFSCSVIDRYYLRKYANACNANPICQYIREIKPYAASTYRSTWPTTPIAGPPNVSYSPPKVELPGHENNSAINLNEGSLNQEYNYLIIWFSLAAAAVVFILVGCAILFTQRSKIMKCLGSKNNQDILDNAFFYRDMSLSRRQNQVPPQNDLYENIIPVVYNKETIYAELDLAPNNVNQEGEAAGRSFPARQSHGIVNQENSVIYAELQKY; from the exons ATGCGTATTCGTTTATTGAGTATCTCAGCTAGGAAAAGTGTCGTGAAGTTTCGAGTTTCGATGACAACACTCGCCTTCCTGCTCAGTATTG GTTGGAGCGTTTGTGCCGAAAACCCTCCGGTCATGTATTTGCACTTTATTAGAAATCTCGCCCAAACTGAACAGGTAGCTACTTGCGTCGGTCCATTCCATATTTGGAAGCAGTTAAACACTGACTGTGGCTATCGTTATCGCAATGTGACCCACTGCATTGGTTGTT ATCCATATGGGTGCAGTCAACTTCATAGATCTACGAATGTTACTAAAGATCTCAACGTTGGAAAAGGCAGCATTACTCTGGAGAAAGTTCTAGGAGCAAATGAAACCTTGTACTTGGATCTggaagtgttttcttgttccGTTATAGATCGATATTACCTTCGAAAGTATGCAAACGCCTGTAATGCAAATCCGATTTGCC AATACATAAGGGAAATAAAACCATACGCAGCAAGTACATACCGGAGTACTTGGCCGACTACACCAATAGCTGGACCACCAAATGTTTCTTATTCACCACCGAAAGTTGAACTTCCTGGTCACGAAAACAATTCAGCAATAAACCTAAACGAAGGAAGCCTAAATCAGGAGTACAACTACCTTAttatttggttttctttgGCAGCCGCCGCAGTTGTATTTATCCTAGTGGGTTGCGCAATACTTTTCACCCAAAG aTCCAAGATTATGAAATGTCTTGGAAGCAAAAACAATCAAGATATATTAGATAATGCATTCTTCTACAGAGATATGTCGTTGTCAAGACGCCAGAATCAAGTACCACCGCAAAACGACCTTTACGAAAACATTATCCCTGTTGTGTATAATAAGGAAACCATTTACGCTGAATTAGATTTAGCTCCGAATAATGTGAACCAGGAGGGTGAGGCTGCGGGAAGAAGTTTTCCTGCCAGACAATCACATGGCATTGTAAATCAGGAAAATTCTGTCATTTACGCGGAACTACAAAAGTATTGA
- the LOC130686411 gene encoding LOW QUALITY PROTEIN: 26S proteasome regulatory subunit 7-like (The sequence of the model RefSeq protein was modified relative to this genomic sequence to represent the inferred CDS: inserted 1 base in 1 codon): MPDHLGEDMRKTKHEDVKEEKDIKALDERDIEILKTYGQGQYTKAIKNVEEDIQSIIKRVNELAGIKESDTGLAPPALWDLAADKQNLANEQPLQVARCTKIINADSDDPKYIINVKQFAKFVVDLADSVAPTDIEEGMRVGVDRNKYQIHIPLPPKIDPTVTMMQVEEKPDVTYSDVGGCKEQIEKLREVVETPLLHPERFVNLGIEPPKGVLLFGPPGTGKTLCARAVANRTDACFIRVIGSELVQKYVGEGARMVRELFEMARTKKACLIFFDEIDAIGGARFDDGAGGDNEVQRTMLEXNQLDGFDPRGNIKVLMATNRPDTLDPALMRPGRLDRKVEFGLPDLEGRSHIFKIHARSMSVERDIRFELLARLCPNSTGAEIRSVCTEAGMFAIRARRKVATEKDFLEAVNKVIKSYAKFSATPRYMTYN, from the exons ATGCCTGATCATTTAGGAGAAGATATGCGTAAAACTAAACATGAAGacgttaaagaagaaaaagatattAAAG CTCTCGACGAAAGAGACATCGAAATTCTTAAAACCTAT GGTCAAGGACAGTATACAaaggcaataaaaaatgttgaagaagATATCCAGTCCATCATCAAACGAGTAAATGAACTAGCCGGCATTAAAGAATCAGACACAGGATTGGCGCCTCCAGCATTATGGGACCTTGCTGCTGACAAGCAAAATTTGGCCAATGAACAACCATTGCAG gTTGCCCGCTGCACCAAAATTATCAATGCAGATTCTGACGATCCAAAATACATCATTAACGTCAAGCAATTTGCCaagtttgttgttgatttggCGGATTCAGTGGCTCCCACAGACATTGAAGAAGGAATGCGTGTTGGCGTAGATCGTAATAAGTATCAGATCCACATTCCACTCCCACCAAAAATTGACCCAACTGTCACAATGATGCAAGTGGAAGAGAAACCAGATGTTACTTACAGTGACGTTGGTGGCTGTAAAGAACAAATTGAGAAACTTCGTGAAGTTGTGGAAACGCCTTTGCTTCAT ccGGAGAGATTCGTGAATCTCGGTATTGAACCACCCAAGGGTGTTCTTCTATTTGGACCACCTGGAACTGGCAAAACCCTATGCGCTCGTGCCGTAGCTAACAGGACGGACGCGTGCTTTATTCGAGTAATCGGATCTGAACTTGTTCAGAAATACGTTGGAGAG GGAGCTCGAATGGTAAGAGAACTCTTTGAAATGGCCCGGACAAAGAAAGCATGTTTAATCTTCTTCGATGAAATCGATGCTATCGGCGGCGCACGTTTCGACGACGGTGCTGGTGGAGACAACGAAGTTCAAAGAACTATGTTAG TTAATCAGCTTGATGGCTTTGATCCTCGAGGAAACATTAAG GTCTTGATGGCTACCAACCGACCAGATACTCTTGACCCTGCTTTGATGAGGCCCGGTCGTTTGGATCGTAAGGTTGAATTCGGTCTTCCAGACTTGGAAGGCAGGTCACACATCTTCAAAATCCACGCTCGATCGATGAGTGTTGAGAGAGACATTCGTTTCGAACTATTGGCTCGCCTTTGTCCCAACAGCACCG GAGCCGAAATTCGTTCTGTGTGCACTGAAGCCGGTATGTTTGCTATTCGCGCCCGCCGAAAGGTGGCAACTGAGAAAGATTTCCTTGAAGCCGTCAACAAAGTCATCAAGTCTTACGCTAAATTCAGCGCGACACCTCGCTACATGACTTAcaattaa
- the LOC130686406 gene encoding cationic amino acid transporter 4-like: MGGLRNRLLCRFVSSTCFQMNRRKKLGENLMETPLRRCLSTLDITMLGIGHMVGAGIYVLTGTVAHSMAGPAIILSFLIAGFASVLAALCYAEFGSRVPKAGSAYVYTYVTIGEFWAFVIGWNILLEHMIGAASVARAWSGYVDALAGGVIANATAGVFGEIHNDMMAKTPDFLAFAVCLAYCGLSTLGVKGSSYFNSFFTMINIAVVVFVSGFGFYWADYHNWTDYGGFTPFGFSGILSGAATCFYAYVGFDSIATSGEEARDPSFSIPVATFVSMSVVSVGYMCVSAALTLMVPYTLINPTAALPDAFASHGITWARIIISVGALAGMTTTLFGSLFSLPRGVYSMAQDGLLFKVFAKVSEKTQVPLVTIGVCGFLSALVALFFDIEKLVEFMSIGTLMAYTIVSAAVIILRYRPLVNKSDVLPLTESPTSPGSAKDFVDMLNEAGRLKPKFYWIERIIGSYEPGVLPATCVFIFTVSCACIFAILQWGGRAVYHPNGPEWWLAVLLTFLVAVSLITLVLIAVHNQSTEGLRFKVPWVPTLPALSIAANVALMVNLNPMTWVRFAIWMSIGFVIYFAYGMRHSKENATVSSYSGLLKSNSRTGEWGSTLTAKDLPSTPSSQTEN; encoded by the exons ATGGGCGGACTACGTAACCGGTTATTATGCCGTTTCGTTAGCTCGACGTGCTTCCAGATGAACCGGCGCAAAAAATTGGGAGAAAATCTTATGGAAACACCTTTGCGAAGATGTCTGTCAACTTTAGACATAACAATGCTCG GTATTGGACATATGGTCGGAGCCGGTATTTATGTCTTGACTGGTACCGTGGCTCATAGTATGGCCGGTCCGGCCATTATTTTGAGCTTTCTCATAGCCGGTTTCGCTTCCGTTTTGGCCGCTTTGTGCTACGCCGAATTCGGTAGCCGGGTACCAAAGGCCGGTTCTGCTTATGTTTACACTTATGTCACAATCGGAGAATTCTGGGCGTTTGTCATCGGCTGGAACATACTTCTAGAGCATATGATAG GTGCGGCTTCAGTGGCCAGAGCATGGAGTGGCTACGTGGATGCGTTAGCTGGAGGAGTAATCGCTAATGCAACCGCCGGAGTTTTCGGTGAAATTCACAACGACATGATGGCCAAAACACCAGATTTCTTAGCCTTTGCAGTTTGTCTGGCTTATTGCGGGTTATCTACTTTGGGAGTCAAAGGCTCTTCCTACTTTAACAGCTTCTTCACTATG ATAAACATTGCGGTCGTTGTCTTTGTCAGTGGATTCGGTTTCTATTGGGCTGATTACCACAACTGGACTGATTACGGTGGGTTCACGCCCTTTGGGTTCTCGGGCATCTTAAGCGGGGCGGCTACCTGTTTCTACGCGTACGTGGGGTTCGACAGCATCGCCACCTCGGGAGAAGAGGCTCGTGACCCAAGTTTCTCTATCCCGGTGGCAACTTTCGTTTCGATGAGCGTCGTTTCGGTGGGTTACATGTGCGTTTCGGCTGCTCTCACGCTGATGGTGCCCTATACGCTCATCAACCCGACGGCTGCTTTACCTGACGCTTTCGCCTCTCACGGCATCACCTGGGCTCGAATCATCATCAGCGTCGGTGCGCTGGCCGGCATGACGACCACACTTTTCGGATCCCTGTTTTCTCTTCCACGTGGAGTCTACTCCATGGCGCAAGACGGTCTCCTCTTTAAAGTATTCGCCAAAGTCAGTGAGAAGACCCAAGTGCCGCTCGTCACTATTGGCGTCTGCGGCTTCTTGAGCGCCCTTGTGGCCCTTTTCTTCGATATTGAAAAATTGGTCGAGTTCATGTCGATTGGCACTCTTATGGCCTACACGATTGTTTCGGCAGCTGTTATTATCCTACGCTATCGCCCGCTTGTCAACAAATCTGATGTACTCCCGTTAACGGAGAGCCCAACGTCACCTGGAAGTGCCAAGGATTTTGTCGat ATGTTGAATGAAGCAGGACGATTGAAGCCGAAATTCTACTGGATTGAAAGAATTATTGGCAGCTATGAACCGGGTGTTCTTCCAGCCACTTGTGTCTTTATTTTCACCGTCAGCTGCGCGTGCATTTTCGCTATTCTTCAATGGGGAGGAAGGGCCGTCTACCATCCAAACGGTCCAGAATGGTGGCTGGCTGTATTACTAACTTTCCTCGTTGCAGTTTCTCTCATTA CACTAGTCCTTATTGCTGTTCACAATCAGTCGACCGAAGGTTTACGATTCAAAGTTCCTTGGGTTCCGACTCTTCCGGCTCTATCCATCGCAGCTAATGTCGCTCTTATGGTGAATTTAAATCCGATGACGTGGGTTCGTTTCGCCATTTGGATGTCTATAG GTTTTGTGATTTACTTTGCTTACGGAATGCGTCACAGCAAGGAAAACGCCACAGTCAGCTCTTACTCTGGCTTACTGAAATCCAACTCGCGTACGGGCGAGTGGGGTTCCACTCTGACGGCCAAGGATCTTCCTAGTACACCTTCCTctcaaacagaaaattaa